From one Longimicrobium sp. genomic stretch:
- a CDS encoding co-chaperone GroES family protein, whose protein sequence is MREVLVVGDKVLIKPEEDSSKTPSGLFLPPGVQEKEAAMSGHVVNVGPGYPTVEPLTDGEPWSGGTRTGMRYVPLQAEKGDFAIFLRSNAVEVEIDGSKYLIVPHAAILLLIRDKLPLP, encoded by the coding sequence ATGCGTGAAGTGCTGGTGGTGGGGGACAAGGTCCTCATCAAGCCCGAGGAAGACAGCAGCAAGACGCCGTCCGGCCTGTTCCTGCCGCCCGGCGTGCAGGAGAAGGAAGCCGCGATGAGCGGCCACGTGGTGAACGTGGGCCCCGGCTATCCCACCGTGGAGCCGCTGACCGACGGCGAGCCCTGGTCCGGCGGCACGCGCACCGGCATGCGCTACGTGCCGCTGCAGGCCGAGAAGGGCGATTTCGCCATCTTCCTGCGCAGCAACGCCGTGGAGGTGGAGATCGACGGCAGCAAGTACCTGATCGTCCCCCACGCCGCCATCCTCCTCCTGATCCGCGACAAGCTCCCGCTGCCGTAA
- a CDS encoding class I SAM-dependent methyltransferase — translation MTTASTYFGSMIEGYDSLIRRCVPRYEEMTERLVEYLPAEAKHVLELGCGTGNLSLRLAARYPDAAITFVDASPEMVELTRARVAAAHPEAAERGRFVVSRFEELAVEPESFDLATSAISLHHVVEKSALFKVIRRMLAPGGTLRFADQMWGATEGNAALNWQRWLEFCRLPGNCTEEEIGSLVAHARAHDHYEPVAAHLRMLESAGFAGVDCVWRNWMWGIVTADAV, via the coding sequence ATGACGACCGCAAGCACCTATTTCGGCTCGATGATCGAGGGGTACGACTCGCTCATCCGCCGCTGCGTTCCGCGCTACGAGGAGATGACGGAGCGGCTCGTCGAATATCTTCCAGCCGAGGCGAAGCACGTGCTGGAGCTGGGGTGCGGCACCGGCAACCTCTCGCTCCGGCTGGCCGCGCGGTACCCGGACGCGGCGATCACCTTCGTCGACGCCTCGCCGGAGATGGTGGAGCTCACCCGCGCCCGTGTCGCCGCTGCGCATCCGGAAGCGGCGGAGCGCGGCCGGTTCGTCGTCTCCCGCTTCGAGGAGCTGGCCGTCGAGCCGGAGTCGTTCGACCTCGCCACCTCCGCCATCTCCCTGCACCACGTCGTGGAAAAAAGCGCGCTCTTCAAGGTGATCCGGCGGATGCTGGCACCGGGCGGCACCCTCCGCTTCGCCGACCAGATGTGGGGCGCCACGGAAGGGAACGCGGCGCTCAACTGGCAGCGCTGGCTGGAGTTCTGCCGCCTGCCGGGGAACTGCACGGAGGAGGAGATCGGCAGCCTGGTCGCCCACGCCCGCGCGCACGACCACTACGAGCCCGTGGCCGCGCACCTGCGGATGCTGGAAAGCGCCGGATTCGCGGGCGTGGACTGCGTGTGGCGCAACTGGATGTGGGGGATCGTGACCGCCGATGCGGTGTAA
- the acnA gene encoding aconitate hydratase AcnA, translated as MADSFGARSTLRVGEREYIIYRLAAAGDVSRLPYSLRILLENLLRTEDGVTVTRDDILALANWDPANPPDREIAYSPARVVLQDFTGVPCVVDLAAMRDAMAELGGDPSKINPLQPVELVIDHSIQVDAFGTAEAFQQNVELDYGRNRERYAFLRWGQQAFDNFQVVPPNTGIVHQVNLEYLSRVVFSTDENPNLARDGGLPLAYPDTCVGTDSHTPMVNGLGILAWGVGGIEAEAAMLGQPISMLIPEVIGFRLDGELPEGSTATDLVLTVTEMLRKKGVVGKFVEFYGPGVASLALADRATIGNMSPEYGATCAIFPPDQVTLDYLRFTGRPAERIALVEAYMREQGLFHTPGSPEPVFTDTLQLDLNTVQPSVAGPRRPQDRIPLTDVKKAFRAALPSLMPDRKVPSQKEAANAESGAGPDKVGVWGEGSADSPDAQKVLVGDAEMVLDHGSVVIAAITSCTNTSNPSVMMAAGLLARKAVALGLKRKPWVKTSLAPGSKVVTEYYEKAGVLPDLEQLGFNVVGYGCTTCIGNSGPLPQQISDAIATGGLVACSVLSGNRNFEGRINSDVRANFLMSPPLVVAFALAGRIDWDPYNEPIGTGRDGRSVFLKDIWPTNLEVEQAIGAAIESEMYRRSYAGVFEGDERWKSMPVPEGDRFAWTGDSTYVRQPPYFENMPREAPAEVAEIRGARAVALLADSVTTDHISPAGSIKKESPAGKYLVEHGVEPKDFNSYGARRGNHEVMVRGTFANVRIRNQLAPGTEGGYTTYFPDDEITTIYDAAVRYQHDGTPLVVLAGKEYGSGSSRDWAAKGPYLQGIKAVIAESYERIHRSNLVGMGVLPLQFMNGESAQSLGLSGREVFDIDGLAEVVSTNLKTREVTVTARPEDGAGEARTFRAYVRIDTPQEVLYYRHGGILQYVLRQLLSGKEAPEALEGAIPAGAVSHDAEGGDRSVTEGSLESFPASDAPTY; from the coding sequence ATGGCCGACAGCTTCGGCGCCCGTTCGACGCTTCGCGTCGGAGAGCGCGAGTACATCATCTACCGCCTTGCCGCGGCCGGCGACGTGAGCCGCCTGCCGTACTCGCTCCGCATCCTCCTCGAAAACCTGCTGCGCACCGAGGACGGCGTCACCGTCACGCGCGACGACATCCTGGCGCTGGCCAACTGGGACCCGGCCAATCCCCCCGACCGCGAGATCGCCTACTCGCCCGCGCGGGTGGTGCTGCAGGACTTCACCGGCGTTCCCTGCGTGGTGGACCTGGCCGCGATGCGCGACGCCATGGCCGAGCTGGGCGGCGACCCGTCGAAGATCAACCCGCTGCAGCCGGTGGAGCTGGTGATCGACCACTCCATCCAGGTGGACGCGTTCGGCACCGCCGAGGCCTTCCAGCAGAACGTGGAGCTGGACTACGGCCGCAACCGCGAGCGCTACGCCTTCCTGCGCTGGGGCCAGCAGGCGTTCGACAACTTCCAGGTGGTGCCGCCCAACACCGGCATCGTGCACCAGGTGAACCTGGAGTACCTCTCTCGCGTGGTCTTCTCGACGGACGAGAACCCCAACCTCGCGCGCGACGGCGGGCTGCCGCTGGCGTATCCGGACACCTGCGTGGGAACGGACAGCCACACGCCGATGGTGAACGGGCTGGGGATCCTGGCATGGGGCGTGGGCGGGATCGAGGCCGAGGCGGCCATGCTGGGGCAGCCCATCTCCATGCTCATTCCCGAGGTGATCGGGTTCCGGCTGGACGGCGAGCTTCCCGAGGGGTCCACGGCCACCGACCTGGTGCTCACCGTGACCGAGATGCTCCGCAAGAAGGGCGTGGTGGGCAAGTTCGTGGAGTTCTACGGCCCCGGCGTCGCCTCCCTCGCGCTGGCGGACCGGGCGACGATCGGCAACATGAGCCCGGAGTACGGCGCCACCTGCGCCATCTTCCCGCCCGACCAGGTGACGCTGGACTACCTGCGCTTCACCGGCCGCCCGGCCGAGCGGATCGCGCTGGTGGAGGCGTACATGAGGGAGCAGGGGCTCTTCCACACGCCCGGGTCGCCGGAGCCGGTCTTCACCGACACGCTGCAGCTGGACCTGAACACCGTGCAGCCCAGCGTGGCAGGGCCGCGCCGCCCGCAGGACCGCATCCCGCTCACCGACGTGAAGAAGGCCTTCCGCGCCGCGCTCCCCTCGCTGATGCCGGACCGCAAGGTGCCGTCGCAGAAGGAGGCGGCGAACGCGGAGAGCGGCGCCGGGCCCGACAAGGTGGGCGTGTGGGGCGAGGGGAGCGCCGACTCGCCCGACGCGCAGAAGGTGCTGGTGGGCGACGCGGAGATGGTGCTGGACCACGGCTCGGTGGTCATCGCCGCCATCACCAGCTGCACCAACACCTCCAACCCCTCGGTGATGATGGCCGCGGGGCTGCTGGCCCGGAAGGCCGTGGCGCTGGGGCTCAAGCGCAAGCCGTGGGTGAAGACGTCGCTGGCGCCGGGGTCGAAGGTGGTGACCGAGTACTACGAGAAGGCCGGCGTGCTTCCCGACCTGGAGCAGCTGGGCTTCAACGTGGTGGGCTACGGCTGCACCACCTGCATCGGCAACTCGGGCCCGCTCCCGCAGCAGATCTCCGACGCCATCGCCACGGGCGGGCTGGTGGCCTGCTCGGTGCTCTCGGGGAACCGCAACTTCGAGGGGCGCATCAACTCCGACGTGCGCGCCAACTTCCTGATGTCGCCACCGCTGGTCGTCGCTTTCGCGCTGGCCGGCCGCATCGACTGGGACCCGTACAACGAGCCGATCGGCACCGGCCGCGACGGGCGCTCCGTCTTCCTGAAGGACATCTGGCCGACCAACCTGGAGGTGGAGCAGGCGATCGGGGCGGCCATCGAGAGCGAGATGTACCGCCGCAGCTACGCCGGCGTGTTCGAGGGCGACGAGCGCTGGAAGAGCATGCCCGTGCCCGAGGGCGACCGCTTCGCCTGGACCGGCGACTCCACCTACGTGCGCCAGCCGCCGTACTTCGAGAACATGCCCCGCGAAGCGCCGGCGGAAGTGGCCGAGATCCGCGGCGCGCGCGCCGTGGCGCTGCTGGCCGACAGCGTGACCACCGACCACATCTCCCCCGCCGGGAGCATCAAGAAGGAATCGCCGGCGGGGAAGTACCTGGTGGAGCACGGGGTGGAGCCGAAGGACTTCAACAGCTACGGCGCGCGGCGCGGCAACCACGAGGTGATGGTGCGCGGCACCTTCGCCAACGTGCGCATCCGCAACCAGCTGGCGCCGGGCACCGAGGGCGGGTACACGACGTACTTCCCGGACGACGAGATCACCACGATCTACGACGCGGCCGTGCGCTACCAGCACGACGGCACGCCGCTGGTGGTGCTGGCGGGGAAGGAGTACGGCTCGGGCTCGTCGCGCGACTGGGCGGCCAAGGGGCCGTACCTGCAGGGGATCAAGGCGGTGATCGCCGAGAGCTACGAGCGCATCCACCGCTCCAACCTGGTGGGGATGGGGGTGCTGCCGCTGCAGTTCATGAACGGCGAGAGCGCGCAGTCGCTGGGGCTCTCCGGCCGCGAGGTGTTCGACATCGACGGCCTGGCCGAGGTCGTCTCCACCAACCTGAAGACGCGCGAGGTGACCGTCACCGCGCGGCCGGAGGACGGGGCGGGCGAGGCGAGGACGTTCCGCGCGTACGTTCGCATCGACACGCCGCAGGAGGTGCTGTACTACCGCCACGGCGGGATCCTGCAGTACGTGCTGCGCCAGCTGCTGAGCGGGAAGGAGGCCCCCGAGGCGCTGGAGGGCGCCATCCCCGCGGGCGCGGTGAGCCACGACGCGGAGGGCGGCGACCGCTCGGTGACCGAGGGCTCGCTGGAGAGCTTCCCCGCGAGCGACGCGCCGACGTACTGA